The Candidatus Krumholzibacteriia bacterium sequence CGTCGGCCAGTCGCCCACGCCCGCGCCGGCGGGCACCGACGCCCCGGCGGCCGTGCTCACGTCGTGCCGCGGCTCGGTGATGGTGACGCGCGCCGGCGGCCAGGCCACGGTGGCGACGTTCGGACTCTCGCTCAACGACGGTGACGAAGTGCGCACCGGCGCCGAAGCCGAGGCGGAAATCATGTTCGCCGCCGGCAACTGGGTGTCCGTGGGCCCCAACAGCAGCATGAAGATCAAGGGTCACCCCGGCGCGAAGGAGCCGGTGAAGGACTCCGGCAGTTTCGAAGTGGTGAGCAACTTCCTCAAGCTCAAGAGTTCCGAGGGAAGCGGTTCGATCAGCGGACTGCGTTCCGGCGAGAAGGCCTCCACCCTGGTGCCGCTGTCGCCGGTGCAGACCAAGGTGCGCAACGCGACCCCGACATTCTCGTGGCGCATCGAGGACGAGTCCCTCGAGCTGCGCTTCACCCTGTACAACGAGTCGGGCGTCCAGTGGCAGTCCGACATCGCGGACGCGTCATCGCTGGCGTATCCGGCCAGCGCCCCCGCGCTCTCACCGGGCGTGTCGTACTCGTGGACGCTCGAGACCACCGACCCCATGGTGTCGCCGCCGCTGCGCACCACCGCGGCCTTCTTTGAAGTGATCGCACCGGCCGACGTGGCATCGCTGGACAAGGAACTGGCCGAGATCGACGCCGAGAAGCCGGGCGAAGTGACGTACCGCCTGATGCGGGCGAGCCTGTTCTTCGACCGCGGACTGGTGGAAGATGCCATCGACGAGACCGAGACCGCGCTGGCCAGCGACCCCGACAACGCGTCGCTGCACGCCATCCTGGGCCGGCTCTACGCCGAGACGGGCCGCACGCAGGAAGCCATGCAGGAGATGCAGCGCTCCCAGAAGTAACTGTCCGGACAACCACCTCGTTTCGCAAGCCGACCGGCCCCGGAGACTCTCCGGGGCCGGTTTTCGCATCGCGGCGCAAGGCAGCAGCGTCTACCGAAGCAGCACCATCTTCTTCGTGCTCTTGAACGAGCCCGCGATCAGCCGGTAGAAGTACACGCCGCTCGACACGCGTGCTCCCCGGTCGTTGGTTCCATCCCACGCGACCCGGTGAACCCCCGTGTTCTCACGCCCGCTCACCAGCGTCTTCACCCGTGCACCCGTGACGTCAAAGATCGCCAGGGCGACGTCGGCGTTGCTGGCCAGCGAGTAGGCGATGGTCGTGGACGGGTTGAACGGGTTGGGGACGTTCTGGGCCAGCTCGAAGCGGTACGTGGGCTGGACCTCATTCTTCTCCAGCCGGATCGGCGAGAACGCGCGCAGCCCGCCTCCCACCACCTCGAGATCGGCAATAATGAAGCTCAGGTCTTCCTCCGAGAGCACCAGTGGCTCCTCACCCACCACCTCAAACTCCACCCGCCCGAACTCCACCACCGGCGCAAGCGGCTTGCTATCTCCAATGACACCCACAAACGCCTGGCGGACGCCATCCCGCGTCACCTCGGTGCCCATGGTTGTCGATGGGTAGGCGGCATCGGGTTCCCAGCCGATGAACCGAAGCCGCGGGTGGTCGCTACGCAGCGACACCACCAGGGCCTAGACATACTCGATAAGTGGCGCGGGCAATACCTGAATCATATGGTACTTCACGTAGTGTCCCTCCGCGGTGCGGAGAACATAGACGGGACCGAGAAGCGCGGGTCCATGAGCATCGTACGTCGCCAGGTCAGCCGGCGCCTCGACAACGTCCTCAAACGATCCTGATACTATGCGCGCAGATGCTCCGTTCCAACACCCATACACGTACCCAAGCGGCGGGTCGACTACATAAACAATCGACAGGTCTCCATCGTACTCCCCAACCAGTAAGGAATCACTGAAGTCCCATGAACCGAACGCGAACCATGCATAGCCATGAATCACGCCAGCGGACGCCGGCGCCGCTGAGCAAATCGCCATCATGATGGCGAGCAGCACGTTTCTTAGAACAAGAGGCGCCCGCGGGTGATTCGCCCACTTCTGAGAACGGGACTCAGAGCATCCATGCGACTGAACAGCGAGCGAACGGACAGACGAATGAGAAACACACATCACGGCAGGAATCACAGCATTACCTTGCTTGGCCGAAGAACTGCAAGGAGATGATCTGGCGGGGACGTCGCGCAGCGTTCTGCGCAAGAAGAAGCCGAGCATCCCGGAACTCTTGCCAAAATAGCACCCCCGTTGGCTAGAGCAATAAGGAAGGACTAACGCGGCGAGTATATCGCACCGTAGCCTCTTTTGTCTACCCCCCGCTTAAGGGTGCGGCGGACCTCGTCAGCGCCCGCCCATTACCCCGCTACAGAGCATTCCGGGTCTTCGGACGCCAGCACCAATATGATGCTAAACTGCTCACGTGACTGACCGCCTTGACAAGCGCGCCTCGATGATTCTCCTTGGGGTGATCGTCCTGGTTGCTCTCGTCCTTCGCCTGCGGGGCCTGGGCTGGGCGCTGCCGTACACGTACGAAGAGGCTCGCCCCCTGCACGTGGCCTTCCAGATGTGGGGATGGGACCGCGGCGGCGATGCAACGCTCAACCCGCACTTCTTCAACTATCCGAGCCTCCTGTTCTACGTTCACTTTGTCACCCAGGGGTTGACGTACCTCGGGCTGCAACTCGCGGGGCGGATAGAATCGATCGTCGACTGGCAGGTCCTCTTCCTCACCGACCCGTCGGTCATCTACCTTACCGAGCGCGCGGTGACGGCCCTGTTTGGCATCGCCAGCGTCTGGGCCATCGCCCGCCTCGGCACCCTCGTGGCCGGCCGCACAGCGGGACTGCTTGCGGCCCTGTTTCTCGCGCTGAACGCGTTTCACATTGGCAGCTCGCAACGCATCGACGTGGACGTGCCGCTCACGTTCTTTGTGATTGTGGCATTGTGGGCCGTTGTCAGGATTTCCCGGGGGCCCGTGCGCAGAGACTACGTTGTTGCGGGCATCGCCATCGGGCTGGCTGCGTCCAGCAAGTACACGGGATTCTTTCTATTGCTGCCGCTGGTGGTGGCGCACGTGCTGGGCGCAGGCCGGCACCGGCACCACGCGCTGTTCATCGCCGCGGGGATCGCGTGCGTCACGTTTGCGTTCACGTCGCCTTTCGTGCTCCTCGACTTCCGGGAGTTCTGGAGCGCACTGTCGTATGAGCGCTCGCACATGGCGGAGGGGCACTTCGGCGTGGCACAAACATCGTCCTGGATCGCCTATGGCAAGGCGCTCGCGGGTCGCGTGGTCAGCATTCCGGTGGTGCTGGCCGCCATGGCCGGCATGGGATGGCTGGCGTTTCGCAGACGGGACCGCGCTGCGATTGTGCTGCTGGTGTTTGCCCTGTTCTACCTGGTGATCATTTCGAGCTGGAAAATGCGTGCCGACCGCTACCTCCTCCCGGTGCTGCCGGTGCTGCTGGTCTTTGCGGCCGCGCCGATGGCGGCGCTGCTCCATTCAAAAACGCGGCTGCGGCGGGTGACGGCGGTGCTGCTGATACTGGCGGTTGGAGCCGTTGATCTCGGCCGGCATGGGCGGGCGGTGGCGGCCATGCACGCCGACGCACGCACCGAAGCAGCCAACTGGATCGACGCCAACATCCCGCACGGCGCGTTCATACTGACCGAGCACTATGGTCCCGATTTCATCGCGCCGCCGTTGCTCATGCAGTTCGACCCGTCCCTGCGCGTGCAGGTGCTCAAACGAATGGGCGCGCGGCCGGTGCACGCGGTGCAGCGACTCCCCATGTTCCAGACGCAGCCGGAGGAATCCGCCCCCTTCTACGCGCTGGCGCTCTACCCCTGCGCCGACTACGTGGTCACAAGCAGTGCTGTGCGCGGCCGCTACGAACGCGAACCTGCCCGCTTCCCGGAGCAAATTCGCTTTTATGAGCGCCTCGCTACCGAGACGCGGATGGTCCGGGAGTTTGCCCCTCCGTCCGGCGACGGGATCCGCCTGACGGTCTACCAGCGTCCGTCCCGGTCCACGCCCTTCTCCCTCCGGGATTCCATCCCGCCCCCGCCCATTCTGCCACCCGACGCGGGGAGCCCGGACCGGCAGGCATCGTTCTACTACGACCTCGGCGCCAACTACGCCTTCTTCGGGTTTCACCGCGAGGCGTACGTCTCCTATATCCGTGCGCTGGATCGCAGGCCAGGCGACCCGAGGCTGTTCATGCAATGTGCCATTGGAGCGGTCGGCGCCCTGCTGTCGACGGGACAGACCGAAACCGCGCTCCTCGTACTGGAGCGTGTCGCTGCCGCCGCCCCCGACGATGACGTCCGCGCCAGAATCAAAGCCATGCGCGAGCAGATAAGCGCGGCCACGCCCTGACCGCTTCCCCGCCCTCTCCAGCCCCCGCGGCCTTCCTTGCCACCCTGCTTTTACCCTGTTAGTCTCCGGTCATGGAGCGTAGAGAGCTTGGCGGCTACGAGCTTCGCGAGATACTCGGCGAGGGCGGAATGGGCACGGTGTACCGGGCCCAGGACCTCACGCTGGACCGTCCCGCGGCCGTCAAGGTCATCCGGGCCAAGTCGCTGAGCAAGGAGGGCAAGGAACGCTTCCTGCGCGAGGCGCGCGCCTGCTCCAGGATCAACCATCCCAACATCATCACCGTGTACGCGGCCGGCGAGGAGAACGGTGAGCCGTACATGGCGATGGAGCTGATCGACGGCGAGACCCTGCGCGACGTCATCGACAAGGGCCCCATCGACTGGCGCACGGCCACGCGCTGGATCATCGCGCTGCTCGACGCGCTGCAGCGGCTCCACGCCGAGGGCATCGTGCACCGCGATCTCAAGCCCGAAAACATCATGGTGACGCGCGACGGCATCATCAAGCTGATGGACTTCGGCCTCGCGCACCTCACCACGCAGACCGCCATCACCCAGGAAGGCACCACTCTGGGCACGGTGCCGTACATGTCGCCCGAGCAGGTGCTGGGAAGGCGCCTGGATGCGCGCAGCGACCTCTTCTCCATTGCCACCATCTACCACGAGATGATCACCGGCATGCACCCGTTCCGCGGCGACCATCCCATGGCAGTGATGTACTCCATCCGCAACGAGACGCCCAAGCCGCTCAAGCTGGAGTCGAGCGACTACCCGGTGGGCCTGCAGGGCGTGCTGGACCGCGCCTTCGAGAAGGAACTCGACAAGCGCTACGCGGACGCGGGCGCCTTCCGCGACGCCATCCTTGCGGTGGCGCCGGAACTCACCGGCACCACGGTGATCGAGCGCAAGTCCTCCCCGGTGCGCATGGCGCTCACGGTGGGGATCGTGTCGGCGGTGGTGTTCGGGGTGGGACTCCTGGGGTGGAACTTCGTGCAGGGAAAGCGCGCGGCCGCGCATCGCGCCGAGGCGCAGAACCTCAACGAGCGCGCGTTGCTGGCCGCGGACGACGCGGCCAAGGAAGACTTGCTGCGCCAGGCGCTGCAGAAGGACCCCACCTATGCCCCGCCCTACAACGAGCTGGGGTTCATGGCGCTGGAGGCCGGCTATCCGGTGATTGCGGATTCGATGTATCGCGAGTGCCTCAAGCGCAACCCGCACTTCGGGCCGGCGCTGCTGAACATCGGCAATCGCTTTTTCGACCAGAGCCAGTATGACAGCGCGGCGGTGTACTTCGAGCGCGCCCTGCGCGGCGAGGCGCCCGACTCCGCCATCGTGGCCAACCAGCTGGCCGCTGTGTACCTGCGCATCGGACGCCCCGAGGATGCGCGCGGTGTGCTGGAGGCGGTCATTCCTTTGGAGGAGCCGCGCGCCATGGTGCGCGGCTATCAACTCATGAACCTCGGCAAGGCGCTCGCCGCCGGGGGCGACAGCACCGCAGCACGCGAACGCTGGCTGGAGGCGCGCGCGGTGTATCCCAACATCCCCGAGCTGCGCGAGTTGCTGCCGGAACCCGGCCGTTAGTCTGCGTTCAACAGAAACACCGCCACCGCTTCCAGAATGGAGTGCACGCCCAGCTTGCGCAGGATGTGCTGTACGTGGTTGCGCACGGTGGCATAGCTCACGCCCAGCCGCTCGGCGATCTCGTGCAGGGTGGCATCTTCGGCCAGCAGGGAGAGGATCTCCCGCTCGCGCTGGGTGAGTTCCGCGGAAAGGTCGGTCTGCTCGGGCTGGATCGTCTCGGGCGAGCGCAGCGCCACGCGGTCGATGAACTTGCGCACGCGCAGTTCACGCGCACCGTCCACCACGCAGTGCACCAGCCGGCCGTCATCCAGCGCAATCACCACCACCTTCACCTCCTGGCGTTTGCCGCCCGGGGTGGGAACGCTCACGCGAATCGGCTCGATCTCCCGGGACTCTTCCACCGAGCGGCGCACAAAGCAGCGGGGACCGCACAGCGGGGCGCCCTCGGGCGTGCGGCCGGCAATGACAAGGAAGCAGGCGTGGCCGGCGCAGTCGGCCAGATTGAGGCCCAGCAGGGATTCGGCGCGGGGATTGAGATAGGCGACGGTCCCCTCGGGCGATGTGATCCACACCGGCATCGCCAGCAGGGAAACCCAGGAGGGGAGCGATTGGCTTTCGTCGCGGCCAGGCGGTTCGTGCATGGCGCCCCCGAAGTCGCGGCTGGCACCCATTGTAGCACAAAACCGGGTGGGCGCAAGGCCTGTCAGCGCAGCAGAACCAGCCTGCGCGTGGCGCGGATTGTCCCCGCTTCCATGAGGACGAAGTACACGCCAGAGGCCGCGGGAGCGCCGTTCACGCCCACACCGTTCCAGCGGACCACGTGTGCGCCGGCCGGATACGGCGCATCGGCCAGCACCGCAACGTGCCGCCCGCGGACATCGAAGATACTCACGCGCACGTGCCCCGCCACCGCCGTCTCAAAGTGGACCGCGGCCGACGGGTTGGCCGGGTTGGGCTCGATGGTGCGAATGCGGGTGACGCGGCGGGAGACGGCCACGCTGTCCTGCGGTTGTCCGCCACGATCGTGCGGAACCACTACGTACGCGGTGTCGCGCGCCACATTGCCGGTGGCATCGCTGGCTGCGTAGACAACCGCGTACTCCCGTCCCCGGCCCTTCCCGTTGCGCTCCGCGCGCAGTTTGAACGCGACATCGGGCGTGCCCCACGCCGCGTCCTTGACGTCCTCCGCGCCGCCGGGTTCGTTGCTGGTGATCGATTCCAGCACGAACACCGGCGCCGGGTCCTGCTGGTCGGACACCGTCACCGTGGCGCTCACCTCCACCCACTTGTGGTTTGGCGGCCACAGCTCATCCGGGTCGAGCGTGACCACAATGGCCGGTGGGGTGGGATCGGGCGGCACGCGGTCGAAGTAGTAATCCGTCAGCGGCTCGGGCGAGTTGCGCGTGTCCGTCCAGGCCACGAACGCATCCTCTCCCCACCCGGTCACACCGATGTACTCCAGGTAGTTGCCGGGGTAGCGCCTGGGGTTGCTGGTGCCGTTGTTGGAGGGCACGTCCGCCACCGGCGCATTGATGAGGAAGCTCTCGCCCCCGTCGTCGCTGGCCGCCAGGTTCACCCGTGCGAGATGGTTGATGCTGTCCTCGCGCGTGTCGTAGAACACCACGTTCACGCGGCCGTTGCTCTGGTTCACATCCAGCCAGGGCAGGAACTGGAAGCTCCCGGGCGCGTCGTCGTTCACGCGCACCGGCGGCGAGAAGGTGTTCGCGCGGTCGTCGGAGTGGCGCACCAGCACGTCGGTGTCTTGGTCGCTGCCGTGGCAGTACACCAGGTACACGCGCCCGTTGTGCAATCCGCCGCTGCAGTCGACGTCCAGCACCGGACCCGCGAAGACGCCGCGGTTGGGCTGCGGCGGAACGCGGGTGCGAAACGGAAGCGCACCCGTCTCCACCACCACGTCGACCCCCCAGGTGCTGCCGTTGTCGAACGAGTGATCCACGCGGAGTTCGTTGACGTTGATGTCGTTCCAGGCCACGTACATCACACCGTCGGGCCCGATGGCGGGATCGGCGAAGAGAGAGTAGCCGCGGTCGGAGATGGAGTCGTCGTTGATCACCACCGGCGTCGAGAATGTGGCGCCCGCATCGACCGAGCGCGAGAACGCGATCTGCTGGTCGACGCGGCCGAACGCGGGCGGCACGTTCCACGTCCACGCCATCATGATCACCTGCTGCTCGCGGTTGAAGCGCTCGGGGCCCGCGGCCAGGTGAAACTTGTCGTTGCCCGCGGTGCCCAGTACGTCGGGCGCAATCCACACGAACACACCGGGGTTGAATGTGATCCCGCCGTCGTCGCTGCGGCACACCACGATGTGGTCGCTGGTGCCCTCCGGCACCGGTACACGCGCGCCGTAGCCCACGTAGACCCGCCCGCCGGCGTCGAACACCAGCGTGGGGTCGAAGCGATCGACATCTGCACCCAGGCCGTCGTGGGCATCGCCCACCGCCACGTGCGTCCACGTGTTCCCCGCGTCGAAGGAGTGGAAGGTGCTCATGGTCTTGAGCGAGCGCGAGTAGCCGCAGATGACCAGGTTGGCCGGGTTGGTGGGATTGACGTCGATGATGACTTCCGCGAGCGCCTGTTCGGGCAGCGCGTTCACGCGCACGTCATCTCCCGCGAACGGCACAAGCGGCGCGAGGCGCAGGATCTCCGCCGCGGGCTGCGACGGCGGTGGAAAGGTGGTGGGGGGAGCGGTGGCGTTGCTCGCCGGCGCGGGTGCACCCCAGAGCAGGAACGCTCCGGTGGTGACAACCAACCGGAGCGTCCATTGGAAACGCTGTCGCACCCCACCGTCAGTTGCTCGCCGGCCCCGAGTCATGACCCCGGGATTGTATCATGATCCGGCGACGGTGGCAGCGCGTACTATTTGAGTAACAGCATTTTCCTCGTCTG is a genomic window containing:
- a CDS encoding tetratricopeptide repeat protein translates to VGQSPTPAPAGTDAPAAVLTSCRGSVMVTRAGGQATVATFGLSLNDGDEVRTGAEAEAEIMFAAGNWVSVGPNSSMKIKGHPGAKEPVKDSGSFEVVSNFLKLKSSEGSGSISGLRSGEKASTLVPLSPVQTKVRNATPTFSWRIEDESLELRFTLYNESGVQWQSDIADASSLAYPASAPALSPGVSYSWTLETTDPMVSPPLRTTAAFFEVIAPADVASLDKELAEIDAEKPGEVTYRLMRASLFFDRGLVEDAIDETETALASDPDNASLHAILGRLYAETGRTQEAMQEMQRSQK
- a CDS encoding T9SS type A sorting domain-containing protein: MVSLRSDHPRLRFIGWEPDAAYPSTTMGTEVTRDGVRQAFVGVIGDSKPLAPVVEFGRVEFEVVGEEPLVLSEEDLSFIIADLEVVGGGLRAFSPIRLEKNEVQPTYRFELAQNVPNPFNPSTTIAYSLASNADVALAIFDVTGARVKTLVSGRENTGVHRVAWDGTNDRGARVSSGVYFYRLIAGSFKSTKKMVLLR
- a CDS encoding glycosyltransferase family 39 protein, giving the protein MTDRLDKRASMILLGVIVLVALVLRLRGLGWALPYTYEEARPLHVAFQMWGWDRGGDATLNPHFFNYPSLLFYVHFVTQGLTYLGLQLAGRIESIVDWQVLFLTDPSVIYLTERAVTALFGIASVWAIARLGTLVAGRTAGLLAALFLALNAFHIGSSQRIDVDVPLTFFVIVALWAVVRISRGPVRRDYVVAGIAIGLAASSKYTGFFLLLPLVVAHVLGAGRHRHHALFIAAGIACVTFAFTSPFVLLDFREFWSALSYERSHMAEGHFGVAQTSSWIAYGKALAGRVVSIPVVLAAMAGMGWLAFRRRDRAAIVLLVFALFYLVIISSWKMRADRYLLPVLPVLLVFAAAPMAALLHSKTRLRRVTAVLLILAVGAVDLGRHGRAVAAMHADARTEAANWIDANIPHGAFILTEHYGPDFIAPPLLMQFDPSLRVQVLKRMGARPVHAVQRLPMFQTQPEESAPFYALALYPCADYVVTSSAVRGRYEREPARFPEQIRFYERLATETRMVREFAPPSGDGIRLTVYQRPSRSTPFSLRDSIPPPPILPPDAGSPDRQASFYYDLGANYAFFGFHREAYVSYIRALDRRPGDPRLFMQCAIGAVGALLSTGQTETALLVLERVAAAAPDDDVRARIKAMREQISAATP
- a CDS encoding protein kinase; this translates as MERRELGGYELREILGEGGMGTVYRAQDLTLDRPAAVKVIRAKSLSKEGKERFLREARACSRINHPNIITVYAAGEENGEPYMAMELIDGETLRDVIDKGPIDWRTATRWIIALLDALQRLHAEGIVHRDLKPENIMVTRDGIIKLMDFGLAHLTTQTAITQEGTTLGTVPYMSPEQVLGRRLDARSDLFSIATIYHEMITGMHPFRGDHPMAVMYSIRNETPKPLKLESSDYPVGLQGVLDRAFEKELDKRYADAGAFRDAILAVAPELTGTTVIERKSSPVRMALTVGIVSAVVFGVGLLGWNFVQGKRAAAHRAEAQNLNERALLAADDAAKEDLLRQALQKDPTYAPPYNELGFMALEAGYPVIADSMYRECLKRNPHFGPALLNIGNRFFDQSQYDSAAVYFERALRGEAPDSAIVANQLAAVYLRIGRPEDARGVLEAVIPLEEPRAMVRGYQLMNLGKALAAGGDSTAARERWLEARAVYPNIPELRELLPEPGR
- a CDS encoding helix-turn-helix transcriptional regulator; the protein is MQPEQTDLSAELTQREREILSLLAEDATLHEIAERLGVSYATVRNHVQHILRKLGVHSILEAVAVFLLNAD